The proteins below come from a single Agromyces flavus genomic window:
- a CDS encoding wax ester/triacylglycerol synthase domain-containing protein has protein sequence MAGPVTGRERLSAADASNLVMDAHDQVNVFLMAGVLGPGGPIGGDGSPDVAALRTAFAAVVPSAPRLSQQIVPDGRKFAWEPVSLDLSEHVRLVDPVDGLSGLEALCAQLMVTPLPLDRPLWELLLVPGVAPRRTGLVFRIHHAMADGVAAVRLIELLLDPGAMENGSDVAALGSPAVAKPRSIDEAVVQPAARVSPSLRTRWRTLASGVERTTAVFRHAVPRTALLGPIGPRRGIAFVDMPLDALGAGAVTAGATINDALLTAVVAAAEGALRARGEPVPQVLPATVPVALADRGRSGNAVGVMLVPLPTGIADVATRLRRVAELTRPRKADARARGTFELTRTRVGTMLFSRFVRYQRLIVMFVSNVRGPRHPLALAGAPLEHVWPIGPVQGNVRLGVAALSYDGLLRCGVHVDADALDAEVFGDALRRELERVAALAGAANDVPG, from the coding sequence GTGGCCGGTCCGGTGACTGGGCGCGAGCGGCTCTCGGCGGCCGACGCGTCGAACTTGGTGATGGACGCGCACGACCAGGTGAACGTGTTCCTCATGGCCGGCGTGCTCGGGCCCGGTGGTCCGATCGGCGGAGACGGCTCGCCGGATGTCGCGGCGCTCCGGACCGCGTTCGCGGCGGTCGTGCCATCCGCCCCGCGCCTGTCGCAGCAGATCGTGCCGGATGGCCGGAAGTTCGCGTGGGAGCCGGTCTCACTCGACCTCTCGGAGCACGTGCGGCTCGTCGATCCCGTAGACGGCCTCTCCGGTCTCGAAGCGCTCTGCGCTCAGCTCATGGTCACGCCGTTGCCTCTCGACCGCCCGCTCTGGGAACTCCTGCTCGTGCCCGGCGTCGCGCCTCGACGCACCGGCCTCGTGTTCCGCATCCACCACGCGATGGCCGATGGCGTCGCCGCGGTCCGGCTCATCGAACTCCTGCTCGACCCGGGTGCGATGGAGAACGGGTCGGATGTCGCGGCGCTCGGATCGCCCGCGGTTGCGAAGCCCCGATCCATCGACGAGGCGGTGGTCCAGCCGGCGGCTCGCGTGAGCCCCAGCCTCCGCACGAGATGGCGCACGCTCGCGTCGGGCGTGGAGCGCACGACCGCGGTGTTCCGCCACGCCGTGCCGCGCACCGCGCTGCTCGGCCCGATCGGCCCCCGGCGCGGCATCGCGTTCGTCGACATGCCGCTCGATGCGCTCGGCGCCGGCGCCGTCACCGCCGGCGCGACGATCAACGACGCGCTCCTGACGGCGGTGGTGGCGGCCGCCGAGGGGGCGCTGCGGGCGCGAGGCGAGCCCGTTCCGCAGGTCCTCCCCGCCACCGTGCCGGTCGCTCTCGCCGACCGAGGCCGCTCCGGCAACGCCGTCGGCGTGATGCTCGTGCCGCTGCCCACCGGTATCGCGGATGTCGCAACCCGCCTGCGTCGCGTCGCCGAGCTGACACGGCCCCGCAAGGCGGACGCGCGCGCCCGCGGCACGTTCGAACTCACCCGCACGCGAGTCGGCACGATGCTGTTCTCCCGGTTCGTTCGGTACCAGCGGCTCATCGTGATGTTCGTGTCGAACGTGCGCGGGCCGCGCCATCCGCTCGCGCTGGCCGGAGCCCCGCTCGAGCACGTCTGGCCCATCGGGCCGGTCCAGGGGAACGTGCGGCTCGGCGTGGCGGCGCTCTCGTACGACGGCCTGCTCCGATGCGGCGTGCACGTCGATGCCGACGCGCTCGACGCGGAGGTGTTCGGCGACGCCCTGCGGCGCGAACTCGAGCGGGTGGCCGCGCTCGCCGGGGCGGCGAACGACGTTCCGGGCTAG
- a CDS encoding MFS transporter, producing the protein MTDTTTTRTPGLRPWSMVLGLGFVSLFIDMVSDGAISVGGALLEQLGASAALVGIVTGAATAIALVLRLVTGPWADRTSGYWGFTIVGYAMSAVSVPLLAFTPVLGTASLAAASTLILVERTGKAVRGPAKTVLLADAAGVVGRGKGFGVHKLLDQIGAFAGPLVLAAIAALTGELWPAFLALAIPAVIAMVLLAWLRARVPDTSVYRPVSPATEPTPAAEPTPEPASDATARPRRRTSALSRLSGLSAIPTHVRTTFLLFATFAALTTFGLLSFGVVSFHLVAADLVPVAGVPLVYAAGMAAAAVGALATGWVYDRAGSAILFAVPLLTAFVPGFTLAGTIGLVVLGVVIWGLATGVQDSTVKALVADLVPAEQRGSAYGWFAVFQGVGALAGASIAGALYGNVPVLIVTVVVLQVAAAVLLVVVLRRHRAERMAQPA; encoded by the coding sequence GTGACGGACACGACGACGACGCGAACCCCCGGCCTGCGCCCGTGGTCGATGGTCCTCGGGCTCGGGTTCGTGAGCCTCTTCATCGACATGGTGTCCGACGGCGCGATCTCGGTCGGGGGCGCGCTGCTCGAGCAACTCGGCGCGTCAGCAGCGCTCGTCGGCATCGTCACCGGGGCCGCCACGGCGATCGCGCTCGTGCTGCGCCTCGTGACCGGCCCGTGGGCCGACCGCACCTCCGGGTATTGGGGCTTCACGATCGTCGGATATGCGATGAGCGCGGTCAGCGTCCCGCTCCTCGCGTTCACGCCGGTACTCGGCACCGCCTCCTTGGCGGCCGCGAGCACGCTGATCCTCGTCGAGCGCACGGGCAAGGCGGTCCGCGGTCCCGCGAAGACGGTGCTGCTGGCCGATGCGGCGGGCGTGGTCGGGCGGGGCAAGGGGTTCGGCGTCCACAAGCTGCTCGACCAGATCGGCGCGTTCGCCGGTCCGCTCGTCCTCGCCGCGATCGCGGCGCTCACGGGCGAGCTGTGGCCCGCGTTCCTCGCGCTCGCGATCCCGGCGGTGATCGCGATGGTGCTGCTCGCGTGGCTGCGGGCGCGCGTGCCCGACACGAGCGTGTACCGCCCCGTTTCACCCGCGACGGAGCCGACGCCCGCTGCTGAGCCCACGCCCGAGCCTGCCTCCGACGCCACGGCACGGCCGCGCCGCCGCACCTCGGCGCTCTCCCGCCTGTCGGGCCTCAGTGCGATCCCGACACACGTGCGCACCACGTTCCTGCTGTTCGCGACCTTCGCGGCACTCACCACCTTCGGCCTGCTGAGCTTCGGCGTCGTGTCGTTCCACCTCGTGGCCGCCGACCTCGTTCCCGTCGCCGGCGTCCCGCTCGTCTACGCCGCGGGCATGGCGGCCGCCGCCGTCGGCGCGCTCGCCACGGGGTGGGTGTACGACCGGGCGGGCTCCGCCATCCTGTTCGCGGTGCCGCTGCTCACCGCTTTCGTGCCGGGGTTCACGCTCGCCGGCACGATCGGGCTGGTCGTGCTCGGCGTCGTGATCTGGGGACTTGCGACGGGCGTGCAGGACTCCACGGTCAAGGCGCTCGTCGCCGACCTCGTGCCGGCCGAGCAGCGGGGCTCGGCGTACGGCTGGTTCGCGGTGTTCCAGGGCGTCGGGGCGCTCGCGGGCGCGTCGATCGCGGGTGCGCTCTACGGGAACGTTCCCGTGCTCATCGTGACCGTGGTCGTGCTCCAGGTCGCCGCGGCCGTACTGCTCGTCGTGGTGCTTCGCCGCCATCGAGCCGAGCGGATGGCGCAGCCCGCCTAG
- the purQ gene encoding phosphoribosylformylglycinamidine synthase subunit PurQ has translation MRIGVITFPGSLDDRDAQRAVRLAGGEPVALWHGSHDLEGVDALILPGGFSYGDYLRCGAIASLSPIMTEVVDAANKGMPVLGICNGFQMLTEAHLLEGGLIRNDHGSFICRDQVLRVENASTDWTREFDAGQQITIPLKNGEGGFIASEETLDRIEGEGRVVFRYVDVNPNGSLRDIAGISNERGNVVGLMPHPEHAVEPGFGPDTAAAMRSGIDGLGFFTSVVRRTLVEA, from the coding sequence ATGCGCATCGGCGTGATCACGTTCCCCGGCTCGCTCGACGACCGCGACGCGCAGCGCGCCGTTCGGCTCGCGGGCGGCGAGCCCGTGGCCCTCTGGCACGGCTCGCACGACCTCGAGGGCGTCGACGCCCTCATCCTGCCCGGCGGATTCAGCTACGGCGACTACCTGCGTTGCGGGGCCATCGCGTCGCTCAGCCCGATCATGACCGAGGTCGTCGACGCCGCGAACAAGGGGATGCCGGTGCTCGGCATCTGCAACGGCTTCCAGATGCTCACCGAGGCGCACCTGCTCGAGGGCGGCCTCATCCGCAACGACCACGGCTCCTTCATCTGCCGCGACCAGGTGCTGCGCGTCGAGAATGCGTCGACCGACTGGACGCGCGAGTTCGACGCAGGCCAGCAGATCACGATCCCGCTGAAGAACGGCGAGGGCGGCTTCATCGCCTCCGAGGAGACGCTCGACCGGATCGAGGGCGAGGGTCGCGTGGTGTTCCGCTACGTCGACGTGAACCCCAACGGCTCGCTGCGCGACATCGCGGGCATCTCGAACGAGCGCGGCAACGTCGTCGGCCTCATGCCGCACCCCGAGCACGCGGTCGAGCCGGGCTTCGGGCCCGACACCGCCGCCGCGATGCGCTCGGGCATCGACGGGCTGGGATTCTTCACGAGCGTCGTGCGACGCACCCTCGTCGAGGCGTAG
- the purS gene encoding phosphoribosylformylglycinamidine synthase subunit PurS, translating to MPTIVVEVMPKAELLDPQGKAVAGALARTGHGSISGVRVGKRFELTVDGPIDDDVKTEVAALAENVLSNSVIEDVVGIHYEQSNAELAEEAVGAASAHHDGYDAPAGETH from the coding sequence GTGCCCACCATCGTCGTCGAAGTGATGCCCAAGGCCGAGCTGCTGGACCCCCAGGGGAAGGCGGTGGCCGGCGCGCTGGCCCGCACCGGCCACGGCTCGATCTCGGGGGTGCGCGTGGGCAAGCGGTTCGAACTCACGGTCGACGGCCCGATCGACGACGACGTCAAGACCGAGGTCGCGGCGCTCGCCGAGAACGTGCTGTCCAACTCCGTGATCGAGGACGTCGTGGGCATCCACTACGAGCAGTCCAACGCCGAGCTCGCCGAGGAGGCGGTCGGCGCGGCATCCGCCCATCACGACGGCTACGACGCCCCCGCGGGCGAGACCCACTGA